tagaaactcagcatgacttactgtaatataatcacgttgagatcataacgttccattagaaactcagcatgacttactgtaatataatcacgttgatcaagtgtcattatattatactaactcatgcatcagttcccaacattacttcaataacattcatatttcaagctcgaaagtttacttcaataacattcaataacattcatatttcaataacattcatatttcaagcacgaagagattaatgatttcagataagaattgttatgaaaatattctcggaaatatcaaagatatttatgatgatattttcagaatttctgagatcgaatgttgatgaagaaaatcctttcgcaaggatttagaataaataaggagcaagatattcactaaagacttcatcagaaacagaatcattagggttctttatgtacaagtttagtccttgtgatttgctcagagtctccttcatggtttgctcaattcgtttttcagtaccaaacttccttttgagcttttccaacgtatcttttttttttattatcaaacttttgactgttaaaatcatccatagtttttgttgcttcattcaacttttcaaaatttagagcattaattcacagactgggtgcttttctgaatttcagaatggaagatcatagttctaagagataaatgttatatggatacatataactgttgatgtggaaacgttgcgagactcaaaatacaaatttgctgattcccggtaattggtatggcagttctcgttacaagatgcggatgagtctatgatagggtttcaatgaataaatataatgatttatcagagagatttaagccaaaaaaaacaacgaggctgctggtacgtcttctggtaatatggtggaatataaaagaattctccgttataaaaagggtaattgtatatatcaggattatagtaaggctacttcgaatgaaaagtcgaagttgacttgctggagctgtgacaaaattggctactttgaaaagggatcgcaaagttatttttgctaataaatgccaaaggatctgatgcggctacgtgttaaacttttactcagttgccgagagtttctcaggtgcataactatatgcataaacctttccttccgtagatgaagtgcggttgattcatcctatcgattgaggtgttttcaagaatcatgaaaggtttgaacgcagattgtaatcgtcaagatacagatgaggtttaagatgagatcaagtggcaaacttgaagatatgtttagtttcatatgttataatcaatattttaattcattttaattatccaatgtcgacagtccatatttgatagtccacaattaacagtccgataatacatatatagcttaatatataatatccgaattaattaatacgtatcgggacccgtgtacatgtctcagactcgatcacaactcaaagtatatatattattatagaatcaacctcaaccatgtatagagaactcgatcattactgcatatagagtgtctatggtgattccaaataatatatatagatgcatcgatatgatatgtcaaaaccttgtatacgtgtcccgatatttaaagtgcataaaataaataacaggaattaaataacgataactaaagtgcgtaaagtaaataacagaaactagatgacaataaataaaattgcgggaatgtaaattgcgataattaaattgcaataaataaaatgcgataaatagaatgtaatcagttagctaggaacagttagctggaacagttagcatggtttcttaacaaaattacatattgttaattagtctgtttctaatcaatttttattgtgtccattatttcttcattatgccacttgttggattctggtaagtaaaaatccaaatatgaaactgaatttgaatgaaaatggttattctatggtgaacggattcgtatatcgatagatgtaggtaggatggtaatcgaccgttgaatcagattcgaaaactgtacaatgtaacttattaatgtgaaatcttaaatatttctcgggtattacctacccgttaaaatatttttaccattaacagtttgtacgaaagaatttttaatcacaatctttatgaaaatatatttacatatatattttcttcagatgtaattatggatttaatgagtcaatgtgatattaaactcatcagatttacagttagaactatgatacataatctctaaaacattagagtttacataatcgtcatgtcgaacgaatataaatgatgtagaatgatttatggaacgataattatactcgaggtacagaatgagatgttgaggcatggattgttgaaacttgggtggttggtggtactggtgccattggtgctaaggctggtgatgttactggtgttggtgatactgttgatgattgcaaattgtataccgtgctctctaaagttaatactcgagctcggagttctctaacttcttctactaacccgagttgtttatcaatgtgaggtagaggtcggatatcttctctagttccattaatggtagtttcaagacgaaaaattcttgcaaatagggtataaacggtattgcgaacgggttcgccggtgagcgggtcaagtactccaaggttaggtggtagatttgattcatgatatggagtaccttcttcctttctccatagggtgagtatgtcgcgaacccatccccattttctccagtaatcacggtagttgattggttggtgtgctcctgtcacgctgtcttcggagtcggaggaacttggtcgattcgtagaggccatcttaaacgatctcaggaaagatttttggtatgaagagtttagtggcatcaattgatagttagatggtattctcaatgcataatttgcatagatatatatagtaccaggatcccttaaattaaggagaaatttacgagatatcaggcaaggtctacagtaacagatacactaagatatgaattgtcagatacgctaagatatgaattttgtctatacactattcatgcagtcaatgcagtaaaatgtgtctagactaagaataatgagtaggtaatttcctaaggatgataagcagatgtttccggataaaaatgataagcaaaacttttgacatgcagacacggtcgaagtccagactcactaatgcatcctaacgactatcagttaggcacgttaatgcaagacctggttcgctaagaccaccgctctgataccaactgaaatgaccggttcatatacattataaacgattcacaatagttgattacattgcgaggtatttgacctctatatgatacattttacaaacattgcattcgtttttaaaaggcaaattttctttacatcgaaaattgacaggcatgaataccatttcataatatccactatccaactataaattgatttaataataatctttgatgaactcaatgactcgaatgcaacgttcttcgaaatatgctatgaaagactccaagtaatatctttaaaatgagcaaatgcacagcggaagatttctttaacacctgagaataaacatgctttaaagtgtcaaccaaaaggttggtgagttcattagtttatcataatcatttatttccatcattttaatagaccacaagaatttcatttccagttctcataaatatacgtcccatgcatagagacaaaaataatcattcatatggtgaacacctggtaaccgacattaactagatacatataagaatatcccctatcattctgggatcctccttcggacatgatataaatttcgaagtactaaagcatccggtactttggatggggtttgttaggcccaatagatctatctttaggattcgcgtcaattagggtgtctgttccctaattcttagattaccagactttaataaaaaggggcatattcgatttcgataattcaaccatagaatgtagtttcaattacttgtgtctatttcgtcaaacatttataaaagcgcatgtattctcagtcccaaaaatataaagggtaaaaaggcaaatgaaactcaccatactgtatttcgtagtaaaaatacatataacgtcattgaacaagtgcaaggttggcctcggattcacgaacctaaattaattatatataattatgttttggtcaatatttgtctaacaaattaggtcaagtcatagtgtaccacaatcctaatgctcgagactaatatgcaaaagtcaacaaaagtaaatttgactcaaaataatttccaaaaatctatacatgattaatatatagtttaaatatcgtcgttttatatttttaaatatttttaaaagatttattagagtaaataatataatttatttattaataaataaaattttatattaaatttatataatataatatacttttatatatattaagtaataaaatttatagggttcatttaatatcataaagataatatgataggtattattaaagtaagttattacacgtagtaaaatatgtttgtatcacatatttatttgataaaataatatctataatgatagtaagtaaaagttgtattattttgtaataataattattattataaaaatatcaatatttataattactaagatgacattatgataaaacgataattctaattatgataactttaatatttacgataatttttaatattatctttaaaataataattctatttaaaataataataataatgatattttatagtaacaatgacatttctattaaaatgataatttttattaaaatgatagttttaatactaacgatatttttaataataatagtaatgataaaaataataagaacgataattttatctaaatcaatatcttgtaatattttaatttcatcatgatacccttactcattatttcctaatcgtttcgtttaatagcttttaatcgtcttttatatcgtgttcataataatgataataatagtaatcaaaataattaggtgttacaaatatttattttaattacactaatattaataatgatagttactataacatttttaacgataatactaataattatcttaatgataatatagtaataataataataacaatgacaatatctatttttaaataatgatatatatattaataatgataataataataataataatactaataatactaataataataataataataataattggataataataataataatactaattataactttaacgataataacgatagtaataataaaaaaaataacaatttttaatgataaatcccttttattgataaagataataataatgataataataagataaaactagaacgacgataaaaacgacgataataataatcatttttaataaaaatatcgaaaattcaattgattataacttctaatccgttcatcgaaaccattcgatatctaaaggaaaagttcttaatttttcgctagctttccaaggacatgcatatcttataccttatctcaaccgtaagtgtaactaattcaatattcaacctaacctgtctaagggcaatatcaaaagtacaagcatgcataatcctaaatactcgagcactagtcagggatacactattagtatgtaaaagttaaattatgagtactcacgtatcaatattgagattcaatattgcaggaaaggtacgtagacgcaacggaaatgataaacactatattgacctcacgagcatacccatgaaccatactcaatcacatccatagctataacccataatttccttaatcctatcctactcgaaaaacaatttcgaaatcactcggacagcactccgtcgtaatattttatgtatactaataatatcttgaaataatacggagtaaatatatatatatatatatgtaaatcgattgagagagtttagagaaaaatattttcaagtttctatgaaataatgaaacctattgaattctatttataatagatttttgaattattaaagtgaattattaaagtatgaattattaaagtgaattattaaagtatgaattattaaagtgaattattaaagtatgaattattaaagtgaattattaaagtatgaattattaaagtgaattattaaagtatgaattattaaagtgaattattaaagttaaagtaaagtaaaaataaagtaaaggtaaagtttaagtatagtaaaagtataaaactatgtacgtataatacgcgtataaatatatataatattaatttaaatcattatatatatttaataaaataaaatataaatatcgttatctttatcatactagttaagtaatgagttgtcaaaagtggttctagatatttataaaagttatatacgttttaataataaagttctttttaaactgaaaacatttttgtacgtttgaaactaaatagatcaatcgagtctttatgagattcaatcttccactatcctttgtctagttctcaatgattgacaatttgttcttatttataaatcactttaccattttcggaatattgttaaaacgggaagatttctcaaatcaacgtgggcctttcaacagagacttgtaatcataattcaatatatctgataattcaatcatttgatcttatcttctaattccattgataaatattttgaaacagatacaatcatataaagtatttaatctaatattttgtttacgtttcaagttataatatatatacacatatacatatataatcatattcgtttaatggttcgtgaattgttggaacatggtcgaggttgaatgaatgtatgaacatagtttaaaattcttgcaatttaacttaacaaatattgcttatcgtgtcgaaaacatataaagattaaagtttaaatttggttgtaaatttccgggttgtcacaatatatgATTCAAAAGTacgttataattataataaatatcgaGACGAGCCCATGACTTACAATTGTTTCtgcaactctataaattttatgtgATCAGTTGAGACACCCGAACCTCGTAGAGGGAGTAGGAGTAGAACTCCTAAGTCATATGGTTCTGATTTTCAACTTTATTTAGTTGAAGGATCAAGAGATAGTGTTATATGTCAACTCTATTATTGTCACAATATAGAGGAAGATCCGAGAACACATGATGAGGCTATGAGGTATCGTGACGTTGCTTTTTGGAAAGATGCAATTCATGATGAGATGGACTCTATCATGGAAAATAATACATGGGTTCTAGCTGATTTGCCTCCCGGTTGTAAACCTTTGGCAACAAGTGGATCTTCAAAAGGAAGATGAAAGTTGATGGATCAGTTGATAAGTTTAAAGCATGTTTGGTCATTCAAGGCTTTAGGCAAAAGGAGGGCATAGACTATTTTGATACCTATGCTCCGGTTGCTCGTATTACCACGATTAGGTTGTTGATCTCGCTTGCGGGATCACAATCTAGTGATCCACCAAATGGATGTGAAAACAACCTTTCTTAATGGTGATTTGGAGGAGGAGGTGTATATGAAACAACCGGAAGGTTTTGTCATGCCGGGACAAGAGACAAAGGTGTGTAAGTTGATTAAGTCTTTGTATGGACTTAAGCAAGCACTGAaacaatggcatcaaaagtttgatgatgttaTTTTGTCTCATTGCTTTATGATCAACCAATCGGACAAGTGTGTGTATAGCAAATTTGATCAAAAGGGGAATGGTGTGATCATTTGCTTATATGtagatgacatgttaatctttggtaCGAACCAAGATCAAGTTAACAAGACCAAAGAATTTTTGTCATCGAAGTTTTCTATGAAGGATATGGGTGTAGCTGATGTGATCCTTGGGGTAAGGATCAATCGTGGTGAGAATGACATCATGATaactcaatctcattatattgagaagattcTCAAAAGGTTCAATTTTGAGGATACCTCCCCGGTTAGTACTCCCATTGATCCTAATATCAAGCTTTTACCAATACGGGTACGACTATATAGCTTAAATACTCGCAAGCTATAGGGTGTCTAATGTATGAAATGACTTGCACTAGACCAGATATTGCTTATGACGTGGGGAAATTGAGTAGATTTACAAGTAATCCGAGTTCTCACCATTGGCAAGTTGTGAAtagtgtattgaagtatttgaaGCTGGCCAAGCACTTTGGTATCACTTATACCGGCTTTCCTTCTATTCTAGAAGGATATTCAGATGCAAGTTGGATTACCAATGTAGAAGATCATTCTTCTACAACTGGTTGGATATTCCTACTTGGTGGAGGGGcaatttcatgggcttctaagaagcaaacATGTATTACAAATTCGATCATGGAGTCAGAATTTGTTGCGTTGGCTGCGGCTGGAAATGAAGCCAAGTGGTTAAGGAATTTGGTTTATGAGATTCCTTTGCGTCCAAATCTCATTCCTCCGATTGGTATACATTGTGATATTGCTTCGACGGTGGCTAAGGCTTATAGTCACATGTATAATGGGAAGTCTAAGCACCTAGGTGTTAAACATTCTATGGTGCGTGAATTAATCATGAATGGAGTGATCTCCATTGATTTTGTTAGGTCGGAAGAAAATCTAGCGGATCACTTGACCAAGGGATTTTCCAGGACTCGGTGCACAAGTCGGCTATTGGTGTGGGATTGAAGTCCGTCTAGTTCTTTCAAAGTGGGATACCCAATTCcgttctagtacaacgctagaagCTTGAATTCAATGAGAAAAGTCTATTTTGAGAAGATTGGAACACATGTTTTCATATAATCCCAAGTTATGTGTTCGGACCTGCAAGATAAAGTAAGGTTGAAGTTTATAACTTCTTAATAGTTATTTTTAAAAATTGCATTGCAGGAGCGAGATTAAAGAGAGCTACCTAAGTGGACATGAAGTTGAGCCGCTTCAAGAAAGCTTTGGACTTAGTTTTATATATGTTCATAAATGGTTTGGGACACATGGCTCCTAATAGTGTCAAGTTGTATTGTAGATAGTATGAAACTAGTGTGTATGTTATCGTCAGGTTTTCAAATGAGTTGAAgggttcaaactattagagcaccctAATTTTTGAATTCTTGGCATgtgtaatatactatgtgtaaatttaatccgtgtgacatttacacttatgcatTAATATTCTGTTTGTTGGAATTTTTGTAATCAAGAATCATACTAAaatgggggggatttgttggtgattttagcatgattcaACGTTgttttagttgattggattgctaAGTTGAAAGTGATCAAACCGTTGAAACGCTACACGAAtatggagagtgtggagtacacgttcgtaaagggTAATATGGTTTGAGGTAATGTAAATGAGCTTGAAAATAATGTTTGGAACATTAgaaatgcgaaacgcgacttgaaagtCTAAACGCGCTTGAAAATAAGCTTAAAAAAGTTTTGGGTCTGCATTAGCTTTAAGCCGCGGTGCAGCTCTTGGGCCCGCGGCGCGTCTTAAAGGGTGAAATGCTGGCCGAGAGTTTTGCTTATTTTGGTTGTTTGGTTCTTTGTTAAGCCGCGATGCGGGTCTTTGAGCCGCGGCGTGGCTTAACACACGGACGCTGAAAAGGTGTCTTTTCAACCCAAAAGGTGCATTTGATccccaaacgttttggggttgttccaggacATTTTAATACGGTTTTTTCATGTATTTAGACTATTTTAAACATAAATACATGGATATTAACTTCCAAGTCATGTTTAGGTTATAATTGAAAGGGTGTGTCTCTTCAAAACACCTTTTGACCTATCATAAATACATTCTTCATGTAGTGAGAAAAGATTCCAGAATTTTTAACCTTTCTTGCACACTTTCAACATAAAAACAAATTGAATATACTTTCTATAATTGTAGAGTTGATTTCTTTTAGCCAAGACATCATTTCATCTTTGTATTATGAATTATCCCAATTGAAATTTCGTGCAACCCGTGGTTAAgtgggtcgaaatattcgattaaGAAAGTGAACACATcattcaaagatcaatccggagtcatTACCGTTTCAGGCACGAAAGCAACACTAATACCTATTAATCAATTCGAGGTAAGTCAAATTGAGTCCCATCGGTTTGTTACTCTTGATTTTGCCATCGAATGTAGATACAATTTAATCAATGAATCAAAAAACTGAAACCTAAATTGCCGATTATGTATTTGTAATTGATacctttacataaataaattgacgCTTATAGGAGGAGTTGAAAATTGTGGAACTTCTCAAATATTGAAATTTACTCGTTTAATTTATCCGTATTTTTAGCCATAGTATATCTTATATTATTCGTTTTTAGCCATCGTACACAACCACGGTGATGATGATATATTTGCAAATATATCAAAAAAAATTATCCAAGGGTCCTCACTAAATCTAGTGTTTTAATTCAACGGATATTATTTAATCATATTATCCTTTTCTTAAAATGCTTTGCTAATTATCCTTTTGTTATAAAGAGATAAAGAGATTTAGACATTTGAACTATTTATTTCATGAAATGTTattgtaatatttattcaatttattTGGTTGCAGACAAATAGATTATGGGATTGTTACCTAAAGGAGATTCAAAATATACTCATAATAAAGCAAATAGTTTCCACTCTCTATACAATTCTTCAGCACATTAAACGATTAAAATCATAGAGTAATCTGTGGAAAACTCGACTAAAAAATTAATTACAAATTCGGGCAGGTTATCAATGCATGTTTTTTCATTTTGTATTTCATTTTGCGGGTTGTAACTATCTTCATTATCATTAATTCAACAATACTTCTGATATTATTTTTGTTTCGATTTCACTTAACAAATACTATATTTCTGAtattatt
This genomic window from Rutidosis leptorrhynchoides isolate AG116_Rl617_1_P2 chromosome 2, CSIRO_AGI_Rlap_v1, whole genome shotgun sequence contains:
- the LOC139890092 gene encoding secreted RxLR effector protein 161-like translates to MTCTRPDIAYDVGKLSRFTSNPSSHHWQVVNSVLKYLKLAKHFGITYTGFPSILEGYSDASWITNVEDHSSTTGWIFLLGGGAISWASKKQTCITNSIMESEFVALAAAGNEAKWLRNLVYEIPLRPNLIPPIGIHCDIASTVAKAYSHMYNGKSKHLGVKHSMVGRKSSGSLDQGIFQDSVHKSAIGVGLKSEIKESYLSGHEVEPLQESFGLSFIYVHKWFGTHGS